In Cheilinus undulatus linkage group 3, ASM1832078v1, whole genome shotgun sequence, the genomic window ataaacagaatgcaTGCTGCTTTCTACACTGACCCAACCAGGGTATGGAAATAAATGGATCAAAAGCCTTTGATAGATTTGTAAAGAAAGCAAAACATTCCTGATTTTTATCAATCGAAATTACAATATAATTTATTACTAAAGATGGTGCTGAGATTGTACTACGACCCCATCTAAACCCTTATTGATGGAGGGGAAAGAATTTTCTTTGCTAGGTAGGTGAGCGGTTTTTGACTTGCCACTGATTCTAAAGCTTTTACATGACAGAAAATTTTGGAGATAGGCTGATGGTGATTAGTTGTACTTTGGTCAACCTCTTTGAATCATGGTCAAATATATGTTGCTCTCCAAACTTCAGGTACAATCCTTTCAGATTAAAGATATTAATAATGATAGGTTTGACTATCAGTGGGGCAATTAGCCTTAAGAAACTAGGGTTATAGTTGATGGTTGAAAATGACCTGATTTGTTGACAAGGGATTATTAGTAAGATTTGTGTCATCCATGGATAGATAATTTATTTAAGTTAATTTATTATAAAGTGTGGCATAACCTAAAGTACattgcaacagctgttttgggaatAAATATGGAATAATTCTCTTGTTATGTGCATGTAGTTTACTGACAATCATGTGCTGTCAAAGCCAAAGAACCAGTcgttttcatgttgttggcagaaagtttggacctccttgttgtggcttttagtgtttattttttaactcagtactctgtgctttttaaaatgagattgaGTAATTTGTAAtgagttactttccacccctggatAGTCTGCAGTCTcctctgtgtgtatgtgctgctgcctgctgGTGGAGCAGCATGTTACTTAACTGTTCATACTGACAGCCTGGTTAGCTGGCTGTCAACCTCACGCTTCGCCACACTTAGCTTAACGTTAAGCTAACCAAACATGTTAATGCGATGAAACTGGAAAATATTGATCATGGCTAACCTGTGGATCTCGTTAGCCGTCGTGGTTGTCCACAGCATCCTGTACAAACCCTGCGAGGGTGAGTAACTTACTGTTTGTCTGGTTCAGGAGCTCGGCACCGCTGCCATTATCGAGGAAAACTGCTAGCTAGGTTAGCTCGGTTAGCAGTAGCCTAGCCGAGAAACATTAAATTGAACTGTAGAGAGGAAACCAGGTCAGCCCCCCTGTGTGCAAACGCTGGACGTCTTTACACGAAAATGTCGAGTAAAACGCATCAAACATCAAATCTTACCATATATCTGTCGCTGTTGTCTGTAAAACAGTGGATAAAGGGTTTGTTTGTGAAGCAAAGCTTAGTCGGCTCAGTGATTGATTTCGCTGTAAACAGAGCTAACTGTCAGTCTCGTGCTTAGCTTTGAGACATAGACAGATGGTAGccgttttgacttttttgttaaattccttgattttgatatttttaagctTGTAATAGACCATGGATATGAAGCTAGTTTAATAAGTATGACACTGGGAAATTATTGTGTATCAAGGTTTAAAAGGGCTCAGATGTCGATGTAATAAGGATGCATGTCCTCAGATTACTCTTAGTAATATGATACCATCCGAATTCAGGCACAAATATGAAGATGAAACTCTCCTAATAACGATGCAGTATATACATTTGATAGACGAGTCCTTCATTCTTGTATTAAATGTCTACAGGACTGTGTCTTTGGTAGGTTTTATAAGTTTATCAGCATTTGGAGTAGACTGAGCGTGTCAGGTATATTCACTCATTATTTTCAGGAGTTATATAATATGTGCTTCACTTAGagtgttttttacagtgctCATAATATACTGGGACAGCATGGCTGTGTGACATGTATAGCATTCTTAATTATCATCCAGATTTTCTAAAGGTCAGGGtaaattttatttgttaaaatatgcaATTAGATTGTCTGCCTTTTACTTTGGTGCAAAAGgcttttaaaaccacttttacCATAAACATAAGATGGATTGCTACTGTGAAGAATTATTGTATAAATGGCAGATAAACCtcttaaaaaatattctgtttttctaCAGCTCTTACAATTGTAAAAACAGCAAGGGTAAGAAAGTATTGAAGCCCAGTATGTCCCCAcaccttttttcactttttttctgcaaatggGTTAAGTTTAACTGTTTTCTGTAGGCACTGAGAAATTAACTCAGTATCTTCAAAAGCaatgttgttttcttgagagACCTACAGTGCCtttgaaaagtattcacccccttgaatgttttacccttttgacAATTGtataaatcaattaatcaaaaaatgtaaaccaaaaaaaaaaaaaaaactctataaTGTCAAAGTGTAAACAAATTTCTTCAAAGTATTGTCctaggcaacagttgttgtatgcagagtctctcccatctcagctgctgaagcttgtaactcctccagagtagtcataggtgtcttggtagccTGTATTACTAGTCTCCTTGTTGCAGAGAAaatcagtttgtgaggacggcctgatctaggcagaatTACACGTCAGCattcaaaatgtcctttttggtAGTTTTATTCAAGGCAGCAAGGCACAACGGACATGTTTCGACTTAGTCTTCCTCAGCGTTGTGACAACACCTTAAAAAAAGTTTGGAGGGTGCTCCTTTATTTGCTTTTTCTGAGaattacacatgtgccataatctttccatttcttgatgatggatttaactgaactcagggtgatgttcagtgccttggagattttttgtatccatcctcctTGGATCCCCCACTTAAACTTTTCCATAACATTTTCTCAGAAttgcttagagtgttctttttgtcttcatagtataatagtagccaggaataatgattagccagtgactggacctttcagacacaggtgtctttagaCTACAATCACCTGAGGCACATtctctgcactcaggtgatccccatttcaccaattgtgagactactagcaccaactggctggacctctgttgaactaggtcactcactttaaaggggatgaatattttttcaatcaCTTATATGATATTACATATTTGTATTAAATTGACATGACTTGGTAGAAATccatttttactttgacattaaagagggttttttgtaaaaaaaaaaaaaaaaaaaactagcaaAACTAGTTGTTTTTACTGgacaataaagtaaaaataaaccgtattgttgatatttttctgcTAATGGCTTGCCACTGATTTATGGAAACATTCATTAAACTCAAAAGTATCAGATTTTCTGTGGAGAGACACAGCTGAAAAATGTGGTGTTGTTGCCATCATTGAATGGATCGGTTGAGTATTTTGAGAATGTTACAAAATATGAGAACAGTTCTCCTACAGCTGTCTTTGCATTCCCACTACCTGCACTGTGTAGCAAGAAACTTAACTGTCCCTGATATTCTCTTCATTGCTATGGAAAATGAATTTGAGGGTTGGGATTTAAGAGAGTTCATAAAACATGGATTTTCAGTCCTGTTGTAATCACACCCAAGGAAGTTATGTCAACAGGAGTTGTGTTGTGTCTGAAAACATATGGAAAAACAATCAGCTGCCCAGAAAACACCTTTGTGACCAGTCTGAACATCGGTTGTCTGTATCTTTGCTGTACATGGTTTGAGGATTTCTCCATCTAATGCATCATACAGGACTCTTGTGCGGTTTTAGACAGTCATCCTGATATGAACAGGAGTTGTACAACATTAATAGCAATGGAAAATCTGAAATGTCTCTTTTGAAGTTTAGTCAGcatttttcttccctttttttctctctggatGTTTTCCTTCTCATATGTGACTACCAGCATCTGTCAAGTAGGTGTGAGCATTATATGAGTCAGTACCAAAGATAATGTTGTAATACATTAACTCTGAATTTCTCGTTTGACGTGGACTACAGTGAAGTCCAGCAGCATGTACGCTCGTTTTTTTAACATCCACATCCAGCATTTAGGCTCTGGGATGGTCATCTTGTATAGACGATCCCCTTTGTCTATTTTGTCAGAGTTACTGAACTGTCACATCATGTCTATGCTTTAGTATCATTACTGGATTTAAATGAGGAAGTTTTGATATCTGAAATAACAGTTACTATTGCTCATTTAATCTCTGCTCTTAACATAATCTCTCCACCCATCCTCCCAGAGGCCCAGCCAAGAAAACACACCCCACCTCTCAACACTTCCTCTATTTCCTGACCACACTTACACCATCGTCTGCTTTTCTGTCCTTACCTTTAAGACTTCAGTAATCTGGAAATTCAGCTGCTTAAAGTATTCTTGCAATATTTGACCCTCTCACCTTTCAACAGACAAGCTAACTGTTCTGTACAAAAAACATGATTAGTAACAGAAAATAACCCACAAAATAATCCCTGACAGCCCATTACTATTAACTAACTTTAGTGTGTTTATATATTGAACGGTCTATTTTTTCTGGTGTAATGCACTCTGACGAAAGAAGATAGTCTATTAAGTTGGCCTGCCTTATTATTTTTCCCTATTTTCCTGTTTCTCCATCTCTGCAGCTCTTTGGTGTAACTGCACTACTGCCCAGTGTGAGAAGACTGGCTCCCGCTGTGAGACTGATGGAGCCTGCATGGCCTCCACTTCCTTCATCGATGGCCAAGAGCAGCATATTCGCATCTGCATCACAAGGGAAAAACTGGTGCCTCCTGGACAGCCATTCTACTGCATCGGTGCAGAGGGTCTGCTCAACATTCACTGCTGCTACACCGACTACTGCAACAGCATCGACCTCCAAGTACCCTCAGGTGAGAAATGTTACATAGTTCACCCCATAAACTTACATCGCCAATTTTTTCAGAGTTCTCTAAATGTTTGGCAGATAGATTCAAACAGACTGATCTCTGTCTGTCATATAACATACAGAAAATACAGATGAAGAAACTTGTCTGATGTACCTGAAGTACTATACAACTCACACACCAGCCAGTATAGTTTTCCTGTGTTCTGTTAGAGTGTCTGAGTGGGGGTTATTGTAATCTTATCTGAAGAATCTCTGTGCCTGTGAAATTTTTCTTCCACACTTTGGTGACTCATGGTTCCTGAGAAGTTTCCTGTGGTGTTTTGTACAGTggagtaaaatatttttagagGGAAGAATATTAGCTTGGaatattattttttaccaaaatgCATTTCTTAAGAAGTTTGGCATGaagtttaaacagtttttttcctttggtaAGTGCTTTCAGTTCATTTAAAAATTTCTAATTAATTATGGACTTTGTAATTGATTCATCACAAATAATCACACGTCAATAATTTGAGAAAGATAATTGCTGGTAGATTTATGGATAATAGTAAAACAGTCAGAAAAGCATGCTTCTGAGTGGCATCAAAACGTTTTATTAGCATTTTAAACAGCTAAAGTTGAGAATGAGGACAGATTGCACACTTACTAGTCATTTTAGGATGGTGTTAATCTGTAGAATAtggattttattcataaaatttaacaaattaaGAGCGCAGAGAATTTTTACATGAGTTCCAAAGCTACTTTAGCTGGTTATGTGATGGCGTCAGAGTGATCAATCAGCATacattttaattgcatttttcacACCTGTTAGTAATTAATTGAAACCAAACAAAAATTTTGACAGCACCAAAATAGTTTTTAGATATGTTCATGCCCTTTACCAGAGATCACAGCTCCTCATTTTTTCAGTGTCCTTAACTATGATAAGTGcaagtaaaatatttttatgcagCCATTGATCTCATCAACTAGACATAGCAAAAGTATTAACTTAATGCTAAATTGTGGAGGGGAAGCTCTGTTTTTGGGGGCCAAAGCccctttactattttttaaggaccaaaaacattaaatgtgCAAATCACAGAAGGACTTGTtattaaataactaaaacccTTTGGAATCTTAAATAGTCTGAATTTATGGTGTGAAACTGTATGTATTCTAGTATGGCTTCAGTTGGTTATAAACTGGACTTTAACTGTATATAAAGTGTTAtataaagtactaactttctcctgctctatgaacGTCACCTCTGCCGATCTCACTggacaattgattttatttttccgttatcatagacttcagttcatattagcaattaacttaaaaaaattgatacttggtggatgagacaATGCagtatatcaccagacaaaatatcctaATACTATgctgcccgtgtacatggggtcCGACAtgaccactaggccatctgtggcTCTATAGACTGGTCTTTTATCTCTGATTCTAGATCagttaaggagaaaaaaagggtgAGATTGGCAGCCAGCACCAGACTGAGGTTGGCAAAAGTGTGACTTGTATAATGCTGTCTGGTATGaggtaggggtgggaatcacagggATACAGCACagtgtgatgtgatgtgatacaAGGACACATTTCTACAATAATGCCACAATACGGTGATTAAGAGGTAGTTATTATTCCTAGACAATCATTTGATGAACTGAAGAATATgaattgcttttaaaaaaataaaaagcaggatTAATGTCTCTATTCACTACATTTCTCAAAAACTCTGAGAAATTCACAATAGGgtcttttttatgttgttttgttatctgtctcttatttttctttaaagttacGACACAGCCAGGACTGGGGGGAGGCTACGGTCCAGGTGGGACATGGGGGTTGGTGGAACTGGTGGCTGTGATCGCAGGGCCGCTGTTCCTactctgtctgctgctgctggtggttgTGTTCCTGTATCAGTACCACCAGAGGGCGTACAGCCACAGGCAGAGGCTGGAGGTGGAGGACCCCTCCTGTGACCACCTGTACCTGGCCAAAGACAGGACCCTGCAGGACCTCATATACGATCTGTCCACGTCTGGTTCAGGCTCCGGTCAGTACACAACGGGATAATGGAGCTGCAGGCAAGCactcatgtttgtgtttgctccTCTTTTGGCtgctgctgatgtttgtttgctCTCATCTCCTCTGTGCAGGTCTCCCTCTGTTTGTGCAGCGGACTGTGGCAAGAACGATTGTCCTCCAGGAGATCATTGGTAAAGGGCGTTTCGGGGAGGTGTGGCGAGGACGCTGGAGGGGAGGTGATGTAGCGGTAAAGATCTTCTCTTCAAGAGAGGAGCGCTCTTGGTTCCGTGAGGCTGAAATCTATCAGACCATCATGCTCCGTCATGAAAACATCCTGGGCTTTATTGCTGCAGACAACAAAGGTGCAAACCTGTGACATCACATGCTTTCTACCAAAGAATAGATCAGATACTCAAGGCCAACTGTATATTTATTATGCAACTTTTCATGATTCTTAAGTAAACCAGTCATCTttgtatttctgtcttttttccagACAATGGCACCTGGACTCAGCTGTGGTTGGTGTCGGACTACCATGAGTACGGCTCCCTGTTTGACTACCTGAACCGCTACTCTGTCAACACTGAAGGAATGATCAAACTGGCACTGTCAGCTGCCAGCGGCCTCGCACATTTGCACATGGAGATTCTTGGAACACAAGGTAGTGTTTCTATAAATGGACATTCGTTTTTCCACGTAAAAGATTCCTCCacttaaaagaaaacaaggtaGCCTCTCTAGTATGCATGTACGACTATCAAACGAGGAGCAGTCTTAGCAAGGGTGATTGAAACATTTCTGtgcatttatttatacattttagtAGCTGCTTTGTTCGGAAGAAAATTGATGAATTAGTTTGATTTGGACTTTGGCAGCTTGGTTGATAGTGAATAAGACTCAACACAATCTCCAAGAACATAAAGTGAAATTTTTATTCGCTTTTTTGTCCAATCAACAGTCCAAAATTCTGAAATGTTCATTATCTGTCATAAAGAAATGACACAAATGGAAGCAAATCCCAACATTACGCAAGATGGAACCACAAAATTGAAAGGAAAATGCTTGAAAGTCACTGATTTCAGTTACTTTTCAAGAAAGATATCACCTCTTTAATTTTCTTCCTAACTGCAGTGGCTCTGCTTAGAGGCTTCAGCTCTGCTGGTACAATTGTTGATATCACTGCCATTAAAGACTGTTGTTTCACACATGGAGGACTGTTTTCTATAAAAACTTATGAAAACTTATAAACTTGCAGATCTTGTTCAAATTTTTCGCTTTTTATGCAACAAAAAATCCTTGTGTTTAAAAAGAGATGAGAATTCAGAAACACTTTTATGTTTTCTGCAGGCAAACCCGGCATCGCTCACAGAGACTTGAAGTCCAAAAACATCCTTGTGAAGAAGAACTGCACCTGTGCCATCGCTGACCTGGGATTGGCTGtccgtcatgactctgccactgACACTATTGACATTGCACCTAATCAACGAGTGGGCACCAAGAGGTGTGTGTCAACAAACACCTGCTGTTACCTGCTGTTCTCTTATACAGACATCTTTGACATATCTCCTAGAGTACCTGCTAAATCTTTATATTTACAACATGGGCTTGTTCTTGTGTTTTCAGGTATATGGCTCCTGAGGTTTTGGATGAAACCATCAACATGAGACACTTTGACTCCTTTAAATGTGCTGATATCTATGCTCTAGGGCTGGTCTACTGGGAGATTGCACGCCGCTGTAATAGTGGAGGTGGGAGGGCTTTGTTTTCACTCCTGATGTTTAAcctgcatttgttttttgttcagtaTTACAGTTGTGCTCCCTGCAGCTCTGATCTGACCTCCACACTGTCTTGTGCTCTCAGGTATCCACGAAGAGTACCAGCTGCCCTACTATGACCTGGTGCCCTCTGACCCCTCAATAGAGGAAATGAGGAAGGTGGTGTGTGACCAAAGACTACGACCTAACATCCCTAACTGGTGGCAGAGCTACGAGGTAGGAAATGATTAATTTTGACTACAAACAATTCTGGTtccatttgctgtttttttttaatctctcatTGAGTTAAATACTTGTGGCAAGGTATAGAACAAGAGAGTGCAAAGAAATTTAAGCCGAGGGAACACAAAGGTAACATTTGAGTGTCagtaatcacattttagtcatctatGGAGGCTCCTTAAATCATTCTGAAAGTTTTTGGTCTTTTCTTACATGGTAGAGGATCTTCTCTTGAGTATAGTTGGATTTTAAGTCCTTGAGCCAGTTTCTGTGTGAGGCAGGGATGTAAGATGTCCACTTATTACACATGGTCCCACCAATGATTTGTTCACCACAGGGCGGTGGCAAGTTTATGCTTACAGTCTGATACCTATCATGCTCATTCTGTCTAAAAAGGGAAAGAAGTAACAAAATAATTACAACTCCTGTGTGGAACTTCCAGTCTGAGTTGATTTTGGTGCCTTCTGTTGACAAAGCAATATCTTTTAGCTCTTTGCTGACCTTGTCCTATAAAtgcatgtcatgtttttacatgaaaatctcatctcatttatgaacatttaaatgtatcTACATTTTTCCTAGCCCTTAGGATACTTGGCTTGAATTTAGGATATACTGGTGCCTTCTGTCAAAGCAGTAACAAGAAGCTCAGTCTTGATTATGAGAGCgattcagaaataaaaattatatGTGAGCATCATCTGTTACACTCAAAAAGGATCAATTCAATTCAACAATTTAATTAATCCCTCGAGGGGCAATTGTTTCCGAGCAGCTTGTACagataaaacagataaaacacaCATCGAAACAGACAGCAACAATATGTGTAAACTAAAATACACAAGAAGACCTAAAAGATGAATGCTGATATAAATTAGGCTGACACATTAGTAAATagacctaaaaaaaaataaataatgaatattCTATTAAAAGGAACTTTGAGGGTAAAAGACTTTAAGAGATACAAAAAACATACGAAAATGTGATGTGTGTATTCCTCTGCCTTCTACTAATGAGGGATGAGATTGCCTCAGATAAAATATAGAAAGATACAGTtacaagaaaaagtatgtgagccctttgggatttcttggatttctgcataaattggccataaaatgtgttttgatcttcatctaagtcacaacaatagacaaacacagtctgcttaaactaataccacacaaaaatgatatgttttcatgtttttattgaacaaatcatgtaaacattcacagtgcagggtggaaaaaggacacaaacccctaggctaatgacttctccaagagctaattggagccaggagtcagccaacctggagtccaatcaatgggatgagattggatgtgttggttaaagctgccctgccctataaaaaacacacaccagtgttgaatttgctgttctcaagaagcattgcctgatgtgaaccatgcctggctcaaaagagctctcagaggACCTaggatcaagaattgttgacttgcatgaagctggaaagggttacagaagtatctctaaaagccttaaTGTTCATgggtccacggtaagacagtcTACAAATGAAAGAAGTTCAGCattgttgctactctccctaggcgtggttgtcctgtaaatgctcaatgaggtgaagaagaatcctagagtgtcacctaaagacttacagaaatctttGGCATATGCttacatttgtgttgacaaatctacaataagtaaaacattaaacaagaatggagctcatgggaggacaccatggaggaagccactgttgTCCAAAAAAAccattgctgcacgtttgaagtttgcaaaagagcacctggatgttccacagcactacaagcaaaatattctgtggacagatgaaaccaaaattgacttgtttggaaggaacacacaacgctgtgtgtgtagaaaaaaaggcacagcacaccaacatcaaaacctcatcccaactgtgaaatacggtggaggggccatcatggtttggggctgctttgctacCTCAGGgtctggacggattgctgtcattgacggaaaaatgaattcccaagtttatcaagacattttgcaggaaaacttaagaccatctgtctgcCAACTGAAGCttaacagaggatgggtgatgcaacaggacaacgacccaaatcatagaagtaaatcaacaacagaatggcttcaacagaagaaaatacaccttctggagtggcccagtcagagtcctgacttcaaatcgattgagatgctgtggcatgacctcaagagagcgattcacaccagacatcccaagaatattgctgaactgaaacagttttgtaaagaggaatggtccaaaattcctcttGACCGTTGTGctggtctgatctgcaactacaggaaatgtttggttgaggttattgctgccaaaggagggtcaaccagttattaaatccaaaggttcacatactttttccaccctgcactgtgaatgtttacatgatttgttcaataaaaacatgaaaacatatcattttttgtgcagtattagtttaagcagtctgtatttgtctattgttgtgacttagatgaagatcaaaacacattttatgaccaatttatgcagaaatccaagaaatcccaaagggttcacatactttttcttgcaacggTATATTCTTTggataactttattttaaaagcagatGTAGAGCCTGATCAGAATCTTAACATTTTTCAGTATGGCTTAAGGGTACAATTCTCACCATTAATTAGCATACTAGTTAGTAGCATACTAACTGCTTATTAATCATTATTAAATGTTCATTAGTACCTTTAGCTACAAGACCACAATTTATTGCTAATAAACTGCTAAGAGTTTTCCCTCACTTTAGTTTGGGGCACTAATATTAGCTATTAGCTAGTGTGAAACTAGACCTCACTTTACAAGGTGTCCACGGGCTTTTAGAATGTATtaaaatttaataaatcaatttagcCAAAATAAAGGCTTTTGTTGTAAAAAGTCTTCAATGCAAGACTATAAGGTCtgaaattttgttgtttttttcttataataatcaaaagataataataatcaaaagaGGTTGTAggctttaaaatcagaaaagagTAGTAGAAGTATCCTGAAATGGGACAGATACTTCTAGATTGTGGTACAACTACTTTTAGGGGctaatgttaaaaataagaCCTTCCATTGTCAGCCATCTTAGATAGATTTTATTTAGGATTCTTTAAAGCGATTGAACTCTAAGGaactttgaaaaagtaaaatatatgcaaataCTTAATTGTTATTATACTATTTGGGCaatatttaaaagttttaattgCCTTGTGTTTTTCTCAGCAATTATTTGAGTTGATACAATATTACCACAACTGCATGAGGGATTTCATTTTAGTAGTTTAAGATATAATTTCCATCAGTTATCTGGGTTTATTTGGcagctttattttctctctATTTAAATGCATCACAATGCCCATTCAGGAACAGGCTATTTTAAAAGAGAAGGCTTTGGGTGTTTAACATTAACTAAACTTAATCCTTATCTGCTTGTTCTTCTTCTGTTTCAGGCTCTCCGAATTATGGGCAAAATCATGAGAGAGTGTTGGTATGCTAATGGAGCTGCCCGCTTGACAGCCCTACGCATCAAAAAGACCCTGTCCCAGCTCAGCGTTCAGGAGGACATTAAAGTGTGAGCTGAGTCAGCAGAGTTCTTAGAGAGAGAGCACTGATGGAGCCCCGACTCCAGACTGTACGTAGGATGCTGAGAGAGAGGAGCTGGGCTCTCTACAAAGAATG contains:
- the LOC121506989 gene encoding activin receptor type-1B-like, whose protein sequence is MANLWISLAVVVVHSILYKPCEALWCNCTTAQCEKTGSRCETDGACMASTSFIDGQEQHIRICITREKLVPPGQPFYCIGAEGLLNIHCCYTDYCNSIDLQVPSVTTQPGLGGGYGPGGTWGLVELVAVIAGPLFLLCLLLLVVVFLYQYHQRAYSHRQRLEVEDPSCDHLYLAKDRTLQDLIYDLSTSGSGSGLPLFVQRTVARTIVLQEIIGKGRFGEVWRGRWRGGDVAVKIFSSREERSWFREAEIYQTIMLRHENILGFIAADNKDNGTWTQLWLVSDYHEYGSLFDYLNRYSVNTEGMIKLALSAASGLAHLHMEILGTQGKPGIAHRDLKSKNILVKKNCTCAIADLGLAVRHDSATDTIDIAPNQRVGTKRYMAPEVLDETINMRHFDSFKCADIYALGLVYWEIARRCNSGGIHEEYQLPYYDLVPSDPSIEEMRKVVCDQRLRPNIPNWWQSYEALRIMGKIMRECWYANGAARLTALRIKKTLSQLSVQEDIKV